A genome region from Cystobacter fuscus DSM 2262 includes the following:
- a CDS encoding glycerol-3-phosphate dehydrogenase/oxidase, with protein sequence MVPFSRQEVQSLVSLPAPRPPAPRSERLLALAAQVFDVLVIGGGITGCGIARDAALRGLRVALVEREDFASGTSSRSSRLVHGGVRYLEHGHLGLVFESSIERYRLLRLAPHLVRPLAFVWPVYKGARLKRWKLAAGLKLYDALALFRNVRNSRLLNPRQVSDTFPGIRSEGLTGGARYYDAATDDARLTLANVLAASEAGAVILNHASVRALLLENGKAQGATVVDTLTGQEHTVRARAVVSATGPWSDEIRKLDDAQDGSPAVRGSKGVHIAVPRERLPTPPDTAITLLSPVDGRVMFILPAATHTIIGTTETPTQSHPAEVRASVSDLDYLLASANGLFPEARLVREDVVSAWAGIRPLVASAYSGSGDANSASREHAIHASPSGVLAISGGKLTTYRVMASDMVNAVEKQLGVPHQKARTGSLALPGGDFASFDAELAAARAEVGRDDVALHLVRAYGNRWRLPWALTRERPALAEPLAPGLPYLRAEAVHGVTHEFVHSLDDLLVRRLKLAFETRDLGRAAARVAAADMAPLLGWSPEDVERQLAEYSRHVERLFGIEPASR encoded by the coding sequence CTGGTTCCCTTCTCCCGCCAAGAGGTCCAGTCGCTCGTCTCCCTGCCCGCCCCCCGTCCGCCCGCTCCTCGCTCCGAGCGCCTGCTCGCCCTGGCGGCCCAGGTCTTCGATGTTCTCGTCATCGGCGGCGGCATCACCGGCTGCGGCATCGCTCGCGACGCGGCCCTGCGGGGCTTGCGCGTGGCGCTCGTGGAGCGCGAGGACTTCGCTTCCGGCACCTCCAGCCGCTCCTCGCGCCTCGTCCACGGCGGCGTGCGCTACCTGGAGCATGGCCACCTCGGTCTCGTCTTCGAATCCAGCATCGAGCGCTACCGGCTGCTGCGGCTCGCGCCCCACCTGGTGCGTCCCCTGGCCTTCGTCTGGCCCGTCTACAAGGGCGCCCGCCTGAAGCGCTGGAAGCTCGCCGCCGGCCTCAAGCTCTATGACGCCCTCGCGCTCTTCCGCAACGTGCGCAACTCGCGCCTGCTCAACCCGCGCCAGGTCTCCGACACCTTCCCGGGCATCCGCTCCGAGGGCCTCACCGGCGGCGCCCGCTACTACGACGCCGCCACCGACGATGCCCGGCTCACGCTCGCCAACGTGCTCGCCGCCTCCGAGGCTGGCGCCGTCATCCTCAACCACGCCTCCGTGCGCGCGCTCCTCCTGGAGAACGGCAAGGCCCAGGGCGCCACCGTCGTCGACACGCTCACCGGCCAGGAGCACACCGTGCGCGCCCGCGCCGTCGTCAGCGCCACCGGCCCCTGGAGCGATGAGATCCGCAAGCTCGACGACGCCCAGGATGGCTCGCCCGCCGTGCGCGGCTCCAAGGGCGTGCACATCGCCGTGCCCCGTGAGCGCCTGCCCACGCCCCCCGATACCGCCATCACCCTCCTGTCCCCCGTGGACGGCCGGGTGATGTTCATCCTCCCCGCCGCGACCCACACCATCATCGGCACCACCGAGACCCCCACCCAGTCCCATCCCGCCGAGGTGCGCGCCAGCGTGTCCGATCTGGACTACCTGCTCGCCTCCGCCAACGGCCTCTTCCCCGAGGCCCGCCTGGTGCGCGAGGACGTCGTGAGCGCCTGGGCCGGCATCCGCCCGCTCGTGGCGAGCGCCTACTCCGGCTCCGGTGACGCCAACAGCGCCAGCCGCGAACACGCCATCCACGCGAGCCCCTCGGGCGTGCTCGCCATCTCCGGCGGCAAGCTCACCACCTACCGCGTCATGGCGAGCGACATGGTCAACGCCGTCGAGAAGCAGCTCGGCGTGCCCCACCAGAAGGCCCGCACCGGCTCGCTCGCGCTGCCCGGCGGGGACTTCGCCTCGTTCGACGCGGAGCTCGCCGCCGCGCGCGCCGAGGTGGGCCGGGACGACGTCGCCCTCCACCTCGTGCGCGCCTACGGCAACCGCTGGCGTCTGCCCTGGGCCCTCACCCGCGAGCGGCCCGCGCTCGCAGAGCCGCTTGCCCCCGGTCTGCCCTACCTGCGCGCCGAGGCCGTCCACGGCGTCACCCACGAGTTCGTCCACTCCCTGGATGATCTGCTCGTGCGCCGCCTCAAGCTGGCCTTCGAGACGCGCGACCTCGGCCGCGCCGCCGCCCGCGTCGCCGCCGCCGACATGGCCCCCCTGCTGGGCTGGAGCCCCGAGGACGTCGAGCGGCAACTCGCCGAGTACTCGCGCCACGTGGAGCGGTTGTTCGGAATCGAGCCCGCCTCGCGCTGA
- a CDS encoding tetratricopeptide repeat protein, which translates to MSNEPRAEEAWEDPGSPRAENQDRARRFGMDPGVRKVLLVCLAALVLHLLVLLLPRNMPEQELAIARAIPDSAKRVALLKPLKEHPKATGADLREAAELLREGSPMDAYELTKESERREPGSVETQLLMARICHGQRMNRCEEEALRKAEEVAPGDGRSALLRADFREAEGDLAGALKSVEEAYHKEPGRKGVGVRYARLLSAAHQGEAALEVLRTQGVNLGKARLWLEEGLVRVDQGRLEEARQLFSRAVEADPKLVMGYYHLGVTAFRLGDIQGAEDALRMADRLDMTDMKALSALCEIQRSTGRTDAVTATRMDLERRFPERLDAVRTACITR; encoded by the coding sequence GTGTCGAACGAGCCACGCGCCGAAGAAGCCTGGGAGGACCCGGGCTCTCCCCGAGCCGAGAATCAGGACCGCGCCCGTCGCTTCGGGATGGATCCAGGCGTGCGCAAGGTGCTGCTCGTCTGCCTGGCGGCGCTGGTGTTGCACCTGTTGGTGCTGTTGTTGCCGAGGAACATGCCCGAGCAGGAGCTGGCGATCGCGCGAGCGATCCCCGATTCGGCGAAGCGGGTGGCGCTGTTGAAGCCGTTGAAGGAGCACCCGAAGGCCACGGGAGCGGACCTGCGGGAGGCGGCGGAGCTGCTGCGCGAGGGCTCGCCGATGGATGCCTACGAGCTGACGAAGGAGTCGGAGCGCAGGGAGCCCGGTTCAGTGGAGACGCAGCTGCTGATGGCGCGGATCTGCCATGGGCAGCGGATGAACCGGTGCGAGGAGGAAGCCCTCCGGAAGGCGGAGGAAGTGGCACCGGGGGATGGCCGATCGGCGTTGTTGCGAGCGGACTTCCGGGAGGCGGAGGGCGACCTCGCGGGGGCGCTGAAGTCGGTGGAGGAGGCGTACCACAAGGAGCCCGGGAGGAAGGGAGTGGGCGTGAGGTACGCGCGGCTGCTGAGCGCGGCACACCAGGGAGAAGCGGCCCTGGAAGTGCTCAGGACGCAGGGGGTGAACCTGGGGAAGGCCCGACTGTGGCTGGAGGAGGGCCTGGTGCGGGTGGACCAGGGGCGGCTCGAGGAAGCGCGGCAGCTCTTCTCGAGGGCGGTGGAGGCGGATCCGAAGCTGGTGATGGGGTACTACCACCTGGGCGTCACGGCCTTCCGGCTGGGGGACATCCAGGGAGCGGAGGACGCGTTGAGGATGGCGGACCGCCTGGACATGACGGACATGAAGGCCCTGTCGGCGCTGTGTGAGATTCAGCGCAGCACGGGGAGGACGGACGCGGTGACGGCGACGCGCATGGACCTCGAGCGCCGGTTTCCCGAGCGGTTGGACGCGGTGCGAACCGCCTGCATCACTCGCTGA
- a CDS encoding SlyX family protein → MDDESRIVELELRYMQQQELLQELSEVLYAQGRELEGLRVEVALMKKKLEGEPGLVDAQRQEKPPHY, encoded by the coding sequence ATGGACGACGAATCGCGAATCGTGGAGCTGGAGCTGCGCTACATGCAGCAGCAGGAGTTGCTGCAGGAACTGAGCGAGGTGCTGTACGCCCAGGGACGCGAGTTGGAAGGACTCCGGGTGGAGGTCGCCCTCATGAAGAAGAAGCTCGAGGGCGAGCCCGGCCTGGTGGATGCGCAGCGGCAGGAGAAGCCACCGCATTACTGA